The genomic stretch AACTGCATCCTGATTAGTCAAACTGCTGTTGCGCAGACTCAAAATGTTGAGCTGAGCTGCTGTGGTGGGACtggctgcaaacacacacacacacacacacacacacacacacacacacatacactgtccGTTATAAAAATATCTTTGTGCACATCTGATATATCAACAAACATAAAGAGATCCATGTTACCAAGCTGCCCGAAATTGAACCGCGTCCCAGATGGTGAGGTCACGCTGGAGCCGGTAGAAAATGGTGAGTTACTGGCCGAGTCCTGCAATCCGCTGATGGAATGCGAGCGCAGCCAATCACGTGCCTCTTCTGGGCGCAGATGCGGTGATGGGGTGTACCTGCACGAAAACATCACAGGTCCTCCAAGTGTCACTGTTTCAGCCATAATAGACTctcaatagtgtgtgtgtgtgtgtgtgtgtgtgtgtgtgtgtgtgtgtgtgtgtgtgtgtgtgtgtgtgtgtgatgtaaaagCTGTTTTTATGTCTAACTGAGCTGATTTACTCAAGATTCACTCAAAATCAGCATGCTAGCAGGAGAAAactacacaacaaaacaaagggACATTATGAAGCTGAACGTAAACATAAAGTGCTGGGAcagcttgcacacacacacacacacacacacacacacacacacacttaatgaaTATGCACAAATGCTTAATAAGTTGATGTAAGCTGGCAATATTGTTTCTAAGGCAGCCTCATCAACTTCTTTTAAAAGAACAGTGTGACAAAAAAAGTCCCCTGTTTTttattagacacacacacacacacacagacacacacacacacacacacacacacacacacacacacacacacacacacacacacttacgcaaATTAAATCAAAAAGCTGTTACATTTGTGGGGTTCAGCAAAAGCATTTAGGCAAAGTAACCACCAAGGGGCGCCAATATATTAATGAATGCAAGGACAAAAGGCAAGCACAGAGGTGTTAGTCAGCACCAGTTAAGCACACAAACACCGTTACCTGTCCTGCTTCCGAGGCAAGGTGTTGCGGCTGAATTTGGGACTAGCAGATGGGGAAGAGAATGGACTAATAGAAGATTTAGGGATTagagtaaaagagaaaaagaaaaagagaatgagagagaggaaaataaacaCTGACTCAATTTCCCAACCTGAACATCACTAACtattaacaacaacacacacacactaaaatattaacacacagactaacatccatgcacacaaatacacaaacacacacgctaacatcaacgcacacacaaacactcactaaCAACACATAGACCCAATACAcgaacaccaacacacaaagactaacatcaacacacaagcacacacacacacacacacacacacacacacacacacacacacactaacagcaacacccaaacacaaaaaaacattaacacatacacacagtaacatcaacacacacacagacacatacacacagtgtaacatcaacacacacacacaataacatcaacacacaaatattatccacaatacacacacagatgcagatcAGCACACACTTCCTGTGTGAATGTCAGTAAGTTGTATATCTGTGTTAAATAAATCAAGCAAACCATTTTCCTTCCCAATAgttccacacacacctcagtcaTCCTGATTAAATACCTctgttaaaggcagggtctccgatttttgagaactgcttcagaaaactgagacgggccgaataataagcaaaaatcaaaacaaaaatcaaaacaaacatgtagccaatgagcagaaaggggcggggcttgtcaatatgcggcggagataGTATGCaatgcgcatgtgtgacattagcagaaagcggttttaacattgacatggaggataaaaacaaagaaagaaagcgaagaaaggcttacgataaggcaagaagtagaacgtgttaatataggatcagctttaaagcgctggagagaactgaaggagcaggaagttggccacatattcacagattggagtttcccgagtcaataactcctgagctaaacgctgttactacacaaataacacctcttttctatcgtagtaatgtagagaggcagctacaaccgcgttttgtgtagtaacagcgtttagctcaggagtttttgactcgggaaactccaatctgtgaatatgcggccgactttacttaagacgccgaggcgcttttttccttctcgataggtgagtaacgttggttttgctttgttacacagaactaatatatgcctttgtcctttacatgattatgcttgtgtgtcatttttgcttgtttgtttatctgcaatcgtattgttcttcccttcagctatgataaagacacttttctttccattagttacctgggttacgtatgtttgtgtggggggagttatcgatacaggggtgggacccgtttgggttaggggtgtgtttgttttggtgattttaaatgtcgacattggctttcaaaaatcggggACTGCACCTttaactatatattatataaagatcACAACTAAATTCTAAAATCCAAAACCTCGAATATAAACACCCTAAATACCCCTGCATCTCACACCCCTGTTTAAAAACCCCATCTGGATCCCTACAATGataaaaaagtttacacacccccaAAAACTTGAACCAAGATAAACCATGTCAGAACTTTTCCCATCTTTCATATGAAATTTCAATatagaaaccttaaaaaaaaaaacttgttttcttccactttcagcttttcctgttagggatcgtcacagcgaatcatctgtttccacctaactctatcctcagcatcctctactctcacaccaattaccttcatgttcacatttaacacattcatatatctcttctttttccttcctcttgacctcttacctggcagctccatctccaacatccttctaccgatataaccatctccctcctctgtacatgtccaaaccatctcaatctatcctctctgtccttgtccccaaaacagcaaACCTgatctgtccctctgatgtgcttgttcctaatcctgtccatcctcgtcccTCGTAAAgacaacatcctcatctctgctacctccatctctgcctcacgtcttttcctcactgctacagtatctaacccatacagcagagctgctctcaatactgtcttgtacacctttccttttaattcttgctgacactcttctgccacacacacaacactcctgacactcttctgtcacacacacaacactcctgacactcttctgtcacacacacaacactcctgacactcttctgccacacacacaacactcctgacccttttctccacccactctaACCCTCCTGTACTGGCCTCCCCACCTCTTTTCCACGCTCCCTGTTGCATTGGATGGTTTACCCCAAAAGCTTAGCCAAAGTGACTGTGCTGACTGTGCTGGAGGTCATCGCCGTGGCAGCAGGACCCGAGATGGACCCTGAGCTGGATTTCTTTAAGCCGAAGAAAACGTGGGAAGGGGCGGAGTCAGAGCTCTGGATTTTGTTCACATGGGGCCGTCATCTGAATCATGAATCAGCATCATGTCATTGAtgacagctatatatggttgttatatgacaataaaagcttcttgacttgactcttctTGACTGCAAAATGATCACTTTTAAACATGAGAGTGAATTtgattggttcattctgaacactgacacaccccAGATTATATACGGGTATTATACAAAGCAACCATAACTTTTTTCTAAAAATCTTCCggattgtttttctctttttatatgTTGTAATTTCACACAGAGACTTGAAGgtctgacatgatttatcttgCTTGAATTTTTAACATCACAATACCCTGCATCTCCCATTCAGAGACCTTTGATGCTTGCTTCTTCTCATCTGACTCTTACCTGTCTGTCTTGGTGCTGCCTGTGCGAGTGATTGGCTGGTGGCTGCTGTCGTGCTGCTTCCCGCTGCTGACTGACATGTCGATGGATTCAGAGCTGGTGTGCATGCTGCTGACTGACGGGTGGCCCCATGTCCCCGTACCCCCGGAGTAACCCGAGCCCGGGCTGGACATCTGCTCGCTGCCCCCTGCAACCAGGCTGCTGCCCACTGAGGAGGAGTCTAGGAGCCCAGAAGAGGGCACAGAGTGGTGTCCTAATGTGGCATGAGGGTTTGAAATGACCACAGAGTTCTTCAGGTTCTCTGAGGCAGTGGCCTGCTTGGCAGCTTTACCTCCAAAAAGTCTAAAATAGACCAGAAGACAAAAATCAATGACATTATAACTCTGTggaaatcacatttaaataattccCTAAACTTTCCAGtccaaattacaaaaaaatatgcACTAGTACGTTACAAGCCACAAGGGGGCAGCagatcacattttatatatcatGGTGTGGACTAAATGTCCACAGATGGATGGGAATATCAGACAGTTTTAGCCTCTTTGTGGGGACATCTGACTGGCATTTTAAAGAAAAGGTCTTTCCTTTTGGTTACTGagattagggttaggtttagattTGGGAATAACAAACAGCAATTAAAAAGATTTCATTTGCTAGGACtgaaaagttgtgtgtgtgtgtgtgtgtgtgtgtacctgcgcAATGTGGGTGATGAAACCTCTGTATATTTACTCCCTTGTCTCGCTGTCTGTGGAATTGTCGAACTTGAGCCAACCACGTTTGCTCTTAAGTTGTCCGCATCAGAGACTCCGCCCTTTTCCTTGTCTGTCTGATTGGTTTTCATGTTGGGGACGGACTCTCGCGTCTTATTggccgagacagacagactgatggTAGGACCTCGGCCACTTGATCCTGATTCGATGCTACTGATGGATGCGCGGTTGTGGGAGGAGCGTGAAGGTCGGGGCAGGCTGCGGTACTGCAGAGTCGACCGGACACCAGGCGTTAGGCCGCTGTCTTCCTGAGTCACCATGGCGCACTCTAGTGTTGACCCTTTCAGACCAGATCTGATTCCACCCACCATCAGAGCTGTGGATTTGGGGATTTTCCCTAGTGTGGCTGAACCACTGATGACCGTGACTCTGCTGACTGTGCTGGAGGTCGCCGCCGTGGCAGCAGGACCCGAGATGGACCCTGAGCTGGGTTTCTTTAAGCCGAAGGAAACACGGGAAGGGGCGGAGTCAGAGCTCTGGATTTTGTTCGCGTGGGGAGAAACGCGACCTTTCTCTGAAACTTTAGCGTCATCTGTTTTAGCTACAAAAGACACAGGgcaaaaataaaagtcttgtaTATTCatcattgtatttttaaaacttttttatgTAATAAAGCCTGCTAGCTAATAAAGtcagcaaatacacacacacagtaatgtaaataaagCCCACACACCTGTCCCATGTGTTTTCATCACGCCTGGTCCTGAGGtaactgtggtgtttttggtgCGTGGCGTCGTCACGCCAACCTGTGCGCTCATGCCCCTCCTCCATGAGCCGGTCTGAGAGACGGCGCCTGCCCTTTTCCCAGATCCTCCCTTATCTGACTCATCTGATATGTCAGAAGGGTTTTGGCGCCATTTTAACCCAGACTccattttcacaccactgtCTGAATTACCGTCAGATTTCTTGACTTCATCGCAGGACCAACTTGAGTGTCGCTCGACTGCCGAATGTTTCTCGGCGTCAGTCACAGGAGAAAGCTAGAAACAGGAGAAAGTAAGGAAAGATTATTTAACAGATATTGGGTTACTTATGtagacacacacgtgtgtgtgtgtgtgtgtgtgtgtgtgtgtgtgtgtgtgtgtgtgtgtgtgtgttcacctggGTGTTCAGAGCTCTGCATgaagcagatgtgtgtgtgtatgagctgaTAGAGGAACTTGTGTTGATGTCATCAGTGTCGATCGTGTCACTAATCCCACTGCTGACGGAGCTGCTGTCATCCCAactgagagagcaagagagagagagagagggagagggagagagagagagagagagagagagagagagagagagagagtgagagagggagagggagagagagagagagagagagagagagagagagagagagagagagagagagagggagagagagagagagggagagagagagcgtgatcAATAAATATGGAAATCACACTAAAGCACTTTCCCCCCCCCGAGTGTGTTACACCGCTCGGTCACGTGAGACGTGCATGAAACACAGCTCGAGAGGACAAACGGGGGTTAAGTCGTGTGATTAGTAAGAAATGGCTGCAGGGCTGGAAAAGtgacaaatacaaagaaaaaaaattcatactGATTTATATTCAATATGGATTTGGATTCATTAgagaaaaaaatcctgtttcaCAACAAATGGGTTCATAAAATccaaaatacacacatcatcatcatcatcatcatcagtttaGTACTAACTGATAGAAGTTACACAAaaattgaaacacacacacacacgcacacacacactacctgtTCAGAGATCCTTGGTTGCCGTGGATACCAGGAACATGAatcacagtgagtgagtgaatagaATGTCGATGCTTCATGGGTTTAGTGCCGAGGTCTCTCTGCTTCTCCGTCTATTTTTGATTCCATCTAGTATTTTCACTTTCCTTCTTTTTATCTCTACCATCTATTCCTtcattctcttctctttcctcttttGCAATCACTCCATTCATCTATTCACTGCTTAAGTTTGCCCCCTCTGTCTCTgactccctctcgctctctcgttTTTCATGTGAAATCTGATCCTCGAGCTGAGTTAACCAGTGAATTgctggccacacacacacacacacacacacacacacacacacacacaaacacacacgcacacacatgtccctacaaacacacagacacacacacacacctacaaacacacagacacacacacacacacacgtccctacaaacacacattgacacacacacaaacacacctacacacacagacacacacaaacactcctacacctacacacacacacagagtcctacaaacacagacacacacaaacacacctacacctacacacacacggtcctacacacacgcacctacattctcacacacaaattcatacacacacactctcacacacatactcgttcctacacacatgcacctactttctcacacacatagaATCCTACgtacaaacacgcacacactcacttacatacacacatacctacaaacacacacatacatacatactacacacacatatactgcaTTTGACCTAAACCAAAGAAATCTCTATGCTCTGGAATCCGAGATTAGTCTCTTCATCTCTGAGTTCAGGGAGCGACGTCAGATCAACAAGGCCACTCGCTTCCCAGTTTGCAAGGTAAGCAGAATGCGACATtacaaaccaacacacacacacacacacacacacacacacacacacacacacacacaggcttcgTCTGGCCGTGTGGAGTGTGTAATGTTAATTAAAGATCAGTGTATCTTTCTGGAACACAAAGCTGTTATTACATCCTGAGCTAAAACGGCACAACCACAACACTCTCCATCTGCCTCACTGCAGCTCTGTCCATTTTTTTCCACCGCTATCTCTCTGTGCCAATTTCTCACTCCATCCACCTCTCTCTATTTcggtctcatacacactcacccgAAAGACCTATTTCGTCTTTTCTGTACGctacaaataatgtaaattttacaaaaaagttttttcttttctagatttgtatttctatgtgtagtgtgtgttccAAGAGAGCAAAGTGTTTATTTCAGGACTGAGGTTTTGTGTCTAAATGCAGCTGTTTTCTATGGGAGGAAaccactgccacacacacacacacacacacacacacatacacacgaagCAGAGTTTTTTCCTTAtagcacacagactctccaatCAACTAACATCTGCTTCAGAAAACCCGCCCTGCCTGACCATTGACCTCTACAAAGAAAAAGTACAGTATCCAGTCACCCATGGCATAGATAACActcacacccgcacacacacccgcacacacacccacacacacacacacacacacacacacacacacacacacacacacacacacacacacacacacacacacacacatacacacacacacacacatacacacacacatacacacacacacacacacagaaacatatacTGTTATGCTTCACTGTCCTAACTGCATTGGTGCATTGGATCACTGACCTGGACTAAACTGGTGAAAAGTGATGACAGCAGCAGATGTGTGTTTCCACTGAGTTATAAGAACTTGTCCAAAACTCTTCAGTTCCTGGATAAGAACCTGTTCTTCCAAACCAGTTACACGGTGTAATGACAGTGAGACGACGGCACACGCGGAATGTGAGGGAACCTCTCATATCAGCAAACACTCACAACAAAACCAGTTGCAATCAGAGTTTCAGCCTTGCATGAAATGTGAttacaggctgtgtgtgtgtgtgtgtgtgtgtgtgtgtgtgtgtgtgtgtgtgtgtgtgtgtgtgtgtgtgtgtgtgtgtgtgtgtgtgtgtgtgtgtgtgtgtgtgtgtgagtgaaagagagagagagacagacagaatctTCTCCCAAACCTCATGGGTGTTTATAGTGTGGAGGTTAACCACAACAtcctgtggggaggaaaaatgaaataaaaaagtaagaacaaagagaaagagtaAGACACAAGACTGGAGCATGTGACAGCTGAATGGATTTCAAAGATCcggaagacatttatttatctccTGCATATATACTCAGATTGAGTTTTTTGCTCCTTCATTTCTCTTCATCGTGATTTATTCGAATTCACACACAGTCGCTTGACTGATAAATGTCGACTTACTATGTTTCTCTATGTTTCATTTGCCTAAATGCCCTCAACCAATCAGAGCACAACATATTGCTCTGAACCAATCAGAGCACAACATACTGCTCTGAACCAATCAGAGCACAACATACTGCTCTGAACCAATCAGAGCACAACATACTGCTCTGAACCAATCCAAGCACAACATACTGCTCTCAACCAATCAGAGCACAACAAACTGCTCTCAACCAGTCAGAGCACTACATACTGCTCTCAACCAATCAGAGCACAACAAACTGCTCTCAACCAGTCAGAACAAAATGTACTGTCCTCAACCAATCACAACACAGCATACTGCTCTCAACCAACCAGAACAGACATATATTTGAATATACCATATCTCAGgcaatcagaacacactgtgCTGAGCTTAGCCAAGACAGCCATGTGAAGTAGACAGTGATAAAGTATGattatgataatgatgatgaaataCCTGTCTGCATCTCCTTGACCAGTCGATACATGCTTCTGCAAAGTTTCTCGCATCAATGCCAGTCCATCTGGGAAGCGGTTCATACGGCGAGAATATATACTCAAACCACCATCAGTCAAgtagctgagagagagagagagagagagagagagagagagagagagagagagagagagagagagagagagatagatgaaTACTTATCACGCATCACTAACCaaaagatataaatatacaagTTCATAAGGAATTAAGTGCGTAATGGAAGTATGAGACTTGAGACTCACCCACTGCTGAGCTCATCAGCATGTGCGTTCTTGGCCAGCACGTCTCCATCACTGACGTAGCCGCTGACGTCCAGCTCGAGCTCCTCTGCACCACGCTCTCCCAGCTCAAGCCCACAGATGGCACTGCTACGTGCTGCTAGCTGCCTGCGCAGAGGAGCAGAGTAAAGGTAGCGTGTGTGACCCAGGGCAGATCCACCCATGCCTCCATGGGCCGGATACCCGTTCCCTGGTGATGGGGCGTCGCCTGCCTGCAGCCTTGGGCTGGATGGACCGATCCGATTGGCCCATGACAGCGGTGCGGCACGAGATGACCGGAAACCACGAGGGTTCATTTCCATGGTGACGCCACTATCAAAAGTTTCCAGAGCGCTGATGAAGACATAAGAGCACAGTTTAAGTTTACTATagatttatgcagaaatatgtGTAACAGAAAGTTTAAATACTGAACAACTAAGTGCAAGGATAACTGATGTGATTCGAATACAGCTTTCAGGTCATCAGTGCGATCAGCAATAGACTATTAATACATCACTGCCCTCTACTGGAAAGTTTATGAACTGCAATTAAACCATATAAATATTGTTCATGTTAATGGTGGTGCTGAAAATGAGTATTTGAAACACCAGTGAATATGAcgaaaattcacacacacacacacacacacacacacacacacacacacacacacacacacacaaacactatttaTAATCTGTGCTTCTAATTTTGCTAGTTTGACAACAACTCCAGTGTGGTTTGACTGCATTGGGAAAATTATCTAAATCATTACCTAATTTAAATGTGAATCAAACCTGCCGTGTATTCTGGGTTGGTTTCTATcaaaacacagacaaatgcTTAACAACATTCCCatgtgtgattaaaaaaaatacttctttgcatgtacctgtgtgttatttgtgtccCCCGTAAACTGGACATGGTTTCTTCCAGGTTCTGTCGAAGGTCTGCAATGTTTTTGACAGTTCTCAGTCTCCTAGTCTCAGGATCTTCACCTGATCAACACAGATCAAAGCCAAAAATGTTAACAAtcctgtctttttgtctgtctacctgttaataataatctgtCTACCCACCTGATAAATCTTCAGTGGATGTCTGATTGGTTTTGCTGAAGCTACCCGACTCTCCGGTGTGTCCCGGGAAGCCTGTTTCTGTGGTGTCGTCCCCATCTGTCTGGGAtctgaaaagagagagatttgtgagtgtgtgtgtgtgcgtgcgtgtgtgtgtgtgtttgtgtgtgatgttattGTAGCGGTGGTCTTACCTGTACATGAATGGTGCTACAGTGGCTGTGTTCGGGTGGTTGTACTGTTGCTGAGGCTGAGGAAGCTGCACACTAACTGTGTTGCTAGCGGTGGACTGGGTAGTTCCTCCATTTCCAACTGAGGCTACGCTGTGATTCTGATTACCTTTTCCCTCTGTAGATGCCAGactggaagaggaagaagagggaCGGCTGTCTACGTGGAAACCGACTCCGCTGCTTAGCCTCATGCTACGTGGCCTTTCGTTGTCTTTACCACAGAGCGGCACTCCTGAGCTTTTAGCTGTGCTTTTACTTCCTGGTTTGGGGATTCCACTATGCATAGAGGCAGCGCTATCTTTCTTGCCGCTGGTTTTGCCTCCTTTGGGAATGAAGCTGGCAATTTTCGAGGTCCTTTTAGGCTCTGCAGCGGTGATGCTAACATCACTTCTGGTAGTTACATCCTCTGTGGATACTGCGTCTCTACTCGCTGACTTTTCAAAAGTGAACATTCTTCTCGAAGTCTCCTTTCCTcgctctttctccttctctttctctctaaccCGCTCTTTCTCTTTGTCACTGTCCTTTTCTTTGTCGCCACCTTTCACTGAGCCCTTTTTGGCCGTTAGAGCCCGGCTAAAGGTGCGCTGTGCAATGCCTTTCAGTGCCATCTTTGGGCTGCTGCTTGTTAGTGCATAGCCGTTAGCTTCCTCCACAGGCTCGGTAGCTTCTACCTTCTCCAACATAAGCGGCATATGCACAGCGCCCTCTGGGGGCGTAGAGGATTTCGAGCCACTTTTACTGTTGAACAGTTTGAGTTTTTCTAACATGGACTTCTGAGGCAGGGATTTAGGAGGTGGGTCAGTAGGAGGGGTCTGTTTGGAAGGGACTTCCCCTTTAACTTGGGAAATAGTGGAGGTAGATGTGTTTTTGGCGCTCAGAGATTTGCTCCTCCAGGGTTTGCTGCTCGAGTTGGGCTGAGGGATGGCTGAACAGGAAGTGGCCGAggaagtggaagaagaagacggCACAGTGCTGGTGACAGCAGACGTGGTTGCCGATGACGATGGAGCGTGCTCAGTCATGCTTGGAGTTTGGGAAGCAATGCCGTCTGATGATTCTGTAAGGAGGAATTGAATAGActttattcgttcattcataAGAAAGCTGCTATTCAACATAAAGCTCAAGTTCCACCATTCAGCATCAGTTCGTCATGCTTTATTTCTTATCTCGTGTCTATCCCAAGAGCTCAGGAAGCCAGTCCGTTACAGCATGACACTATGCACACAGACAACAACGAGGGACAATTTGATTAGCCACTCCTCCTTCCTGCATGTTGGAGGAAACCAGTGAACCCATTTGAAACCCACATGCTTCTAAGGCTCAAACCTAGGATGCTAAAGGTGTAATCTGCAGTGCTGTCAATGTGCCATATCTAAGATGATGTAGACAAACTGCCTCATGTCCAAGGTTTTACATGGTGCAAAACCTTTTCAGTCTAAAGGCCCTAAAGAATAATGAAAGCTTACAGTGGCAGCATTCGGTCAACACACTGTCAGTGTTGAGCCTGACACTGAATTATGGTcttgtttattaatataaagaaGGGAAATGCcataaagaatttaaaaaaatgctttaaaaccaAAGTCCAGACATttacaatatgtttttttaaccaCGTAACCGTAATCCGTTCATTCCCCGAGTGCCAGCTTGAGAACATTCATAAACTGTTTAcgaaagacacacaaacactacaacactaactgAATGCACTAAATCAAAATGCTCTAAATGACATTtataatacatactgtataatgtagCAGAAGTCTAAACTGCAGGAACTGAGAGAATTCTTTGAATAGAGATAATAGAAAGAATTTCTCAGAGGCTGATGACCCAAAACGTAGCAGGTCAGAATTAAcattataataaacagattagTTATGAGCTTGAACTATTGTTCGAGCATCAAACACACATCCATTGTATatgagagcaagagagtgagagagaaaggagaaaaaaaattaaaagtgttCCTTATTACTCACCTCTAAGAAAGAACGAGTTAATAATCCAGAAAATGCAgctattttaaaacaaaatgtgaaaaactcCAGTGTTTCCAGAAAGACAGACTCACTCTCTACACCTCACTAACACGCACACAGCCTCTTATATCCCCCCACCATGGGGTTACaatcttcctgtctgtctgcctgtctgtctgtcagtctgcctgtctgtctgtctctcaattAAAATAAGGTCCAAAAGtacgtaaaaaaaaagtgcaatgaTAAAAGCAATGACTGAAAAGAGTCGGTACTGTGCACACACCAGGTTACTCTCAGGACgacgacgaagaagaagaagaagaagaagaagaagaagaagaagaagaagaagaagaagaagcataaaaaataaagtgaaaaagacaaagactgcataaaaattaatatgaattaaattacat from Tachysurus fulvidraco isolate hzauxx_2018 chromosome 2, HZAU_PFXX_2.0, whole genome shotgun sequence encodes the following:
- the nav2a gene encoding neuron navigator 2 isoform X6 produces the protein MSDSGRKTPPAQRHRRKQGVHGPEEQKKIYTDWANHYLAKSGHKQLIKDLQQDVSDGVLLAEIIQVVANEKIEDINGCPKSHSQMVENIDTCLTFLAARGVNIQGLSAEEIRNGNLKAILGLFFSLSRYKQQQQQQQSSLHTHFTQTQTQSAQTHTTSSHGTHASAAQIHRAQAEMQSRLPGPTSRVSAVCVESSPRGSLSSAGNRRSQTFSEKIKPAATQSRESSDGIASQTPSMTEHAPSSSATTSAVTSTVPSSSSTSSATSCSAIPQPNSSSKPWRSKSLSAKNTSTSTISQVKGEVPSKQTPPTDPPPKSLPQKSMLEKLKLFNSKSGSKSSTPPEGAVHMPLMLEKVEATEPVEEANGYALTSSSPKMALKGIAQRTFSRALTAKKGSVKGGDKEKDSDKEKERVREKEKEKERGKETSRRMFTFEKSASRDAVSTEDVTTRSDVSITAAEPKRTSKIASFIPKGGKTSGKKDSAASMHSGIPKPGSKSTAKSSGVPLCGKDNERPRSMRLSSGVGFHVDSRPSSSSSSLASTEGKGNQNHSVASVGNGGTTQSTASNTVSVQLPQPQQQYNHPNTATVAPFMYRSQTDGDDTTETGFPGHTGESGSFSKTNQTSTEDLSGEDPETRRLRTVKNIADLRQNLEETMSSLRGTQITHSALETFDSGVTMEMNPRGFRSSRAAPLSWANRIGPSSPRLQAGDAPSPGNGYPAHGGMGGSALGHTRYLYSAPLRRQLAARSSAICGLELGERGAEELELDVSGYVSDGDVLAKNAHADELSSGYLTDGGLSIYSRRMNRFPDGLALMRETLQKHVSTGQGDADSWDDSSSVSSGISDTIDTDDINTSSSISSYTHTSASCRALNTQLSPVTDAEKHSAVERHSSWSCDEVKKSDGNSDSGVKMESGLKWRQNPSDISDESDKGGSGKRAGAVSQTGSWRRGMSAQVGVTTPRTKNTTVTSGPGVMKTHGTAKTDDAKVSEKGRVSPHANKIQSSDSAPSRVSFGLKKPSSGSISGPAATAATSSTVSRVTVISGSATLGKIPKSTALMVGGIRSGLKGSTLECAMVTQEDSGLTPGVRSTLQYRSLPRPSRSSHNRASISSIESGSSGRGPTISLSVSANKTRESVPNMKTNQTDKEKGGVSDADNLRANVVGSSSTIPQTARQGSKYTEVSSPTLRRLFGGKAAKQATASENLKNSVVISNPHATLGHHSVPSSGLLDSSSVGSSLVAGGSEQMSSPGSGYSGGTGTWGHPSVSSMHTSSESIDMSVSSGKQHDSSHQPITRTGSTKTDSPFSSPSASPKFSRNTLPRKQDRYTPSPHLRPEEARDWLRSHSISGLQDSASNSPFSTGSSVTSPSGTRFNFGQLASPTTAAQLNILSLRNSSLTNQDAVLDTCNEGRLRNSCVSLDEKTRIMSRSASFRDGFEEVHGSSLSLVSSTSSIYSTNEEKSQSEIRKLRRELDASQEKVSALTTQLSANAHLVAAFEQSLANMTIRLKSLTMTAEQKDTELNELRKTIELLKKQNAVAQAAINGVINTPELTCKPERTASVGSVSVQAEMCMRRQHSSDSVSSITSHSSMENTDNCNRKKKKNWVSELRSSFKQAFTKKKSPKSASSHSDIEEMNDSLPSSPKLPHNGSSSSTPMLRNSNSLLPEGLDVEAETVMQLRSELREKEMKLTDIRLEALSSAHQLDQLREAMNRMQSEIEKLKAENDQLKMENQTANGGRVLITSSSITTPSTELAQQNLHESTNLDILLDDSGGGDGSFHKDGQHVKIAVSLQREDAPWKEDCRPRDFLIGCIGVSGKTKWDVLDGVVKRLFKEYIRHVDPVCQLGLSSDSVEAYRIGDVIRPGRAKTPELLPCGYLVGENNTINIKLKGVSSQSTDSLVFEMLIPKPVLQRYVSLLQEHRRLILSGPSGTGKTYLAQRLAEHLTLLEGRTDTHTAIANFSVDHKSSKELRQYLLTVVEQCSVDQSAAPLVIILDNLHHISSLGEIFNGLLNQTRQHCPYIIGTMSQTTSSSPNLQLHHNFRWVLCANHTEPVKGFLGRFLRRKLIETEISSRTRNPELVKIVEWIPRLWHHLNCFLEAHSSSDVTIGPRLFLSCPMDMDGSRIWFTDLWNYSIIPYMLEAVREGLQLYGRRAAWDDPARWVIETFPWRSSSKQPDWPALLKLRPEDVGLDGGSTSKEGATKQSIQSDSDADPLMNMLMRLKEAANCSSTQSYDSDSNSNSHHDDILDSSLESTL